A genomic segment from Propioniciclava sp. MC1595 encodes:
- a CDS encoding fumarate reductase/succinate dehydrogenase flavoprotein subunit: MGEVMTVTDFFQVGADIRDTKAPAGPIEKKWATRKFQAALVNPANRRKLSIIVVGTGLAGGAAAATLGEAGYNVLNFCYQDSPRRAHSIAAQGGINAAKNYRNDNDSTMRLFYDTVKGGDYRARETNVYRLAEVSANIIDQCVAQGVPFAREYGGLLDNRSFGGVQVQRTFYARGQTGQQLLIGAYQSLERQVAAGTVKMHTRHEMLEVILVDGRARGIVTRNMVTGAIEAHTADAVVLATGGYGNVFFLSTNAMGCNVTASWRAHRKGAYFGNPCYTQIHPTCIPVHGDTQSKLTLMSESLRNDGRIWVPKRAEDCTKDPRQIAEEDRDYYLERIYPAFGNLVPRDIASRQAKNMCDEGRGVGPAVEEVDHKTGEKRQVRRGVYLDFASAIERMGQKAVETKYGNLFDMYAQITGENPYETPMRIYPAVHYTMGGLWVDYDLMSSITGLYVTGEANFSDHGANRLGASALMQGLADGYFVLPNTINDYLSKAPFDKVGQDHPAVVEALTEVNERVNRLLSIQGTRTVDSFHKELGNIMWEYCGMERTEEGLKFAIGRIRELREEFWSNVKVTGVNEDFNQTLERAGRVADFLELGELMCVDALVRRESCGGHFRAESQTEDGEALRHDDEFLHVSAWEYTGAGNAPILHKEPLEYEFIELKQRSYK; encoded by the coding sequence ATGGGTGAAGTAATGACTGTGACTGATTTCTTCCAGGTGGGCGCGGACATCCGCGACACCAAGGCCCCCGCGGGTCCGATCGAGAAGAAGTGGGCGACCCGCAAGTTCCAGGCGGCGCTCGTGAACCCGGCCAACCGCCGGAAGCTCTCGATCATCGTGGTCGGCACCGGCCTCGCCGGTGGCGCCGCCGCCGCGACGCTGGGCGAGGCGGGCTACAACGTCCTGAACTTCTGCTACCAGGACAGCCCCCGCCGCGCGCACTCGATCGCCGCGCAGGGTGGTATCAACGCGGCCAAGAACTACCGCAACGACAACGACTCGACGATGCGGCTGTTCTACGACACCGTCAAGGGCGGCGACTACCGCGCCCGCGAGACGAACGTCTACCGCCTCGCCGAGGTCAGCGCGAACATCATCGACCAGTGCGTCGCGCAGGGCGTCCCGTTCGCCCGTGAGTACGGCGGCCTGCTCGACAACCGTTCCTTCGGTGGCGTCCAGGTGCAGCGCACCTTCTACGCCCGCGGCCAGACGGGTCAGCAGCTGCTGATCGGCGCCTACCAGAGCCTGGAGCGCCAGGTCGCGGCGGGCACCGTGAAGATGCACACCCGCCACGAGATGCTCGAGGTCATCCTGGTCGACGGCCGCGCCCGCGGCATCGTCACCCGCAACATGGTGACCGGCGCCATCGAGGCCCACACCGCCGACGCGGTCGTGCTCGCCACCGGTGGCTACGGCAACGTGTTCTTCCTGTCGACCAACGCGATGGGCTGCAACGTCACCGCTTCGTGGCGTGCGCACCGCAAGGGCGCCTACTTCGGCAACCCGTGCTACACCCAGATCCACCCGACCTGCATCCCGGTGCACGGCGACACCCAGTCCAAGCTCACGCTGATGTCCGAGTCGCTGCGCAACGACGGTCGCATCTGGGTGCCCAAGCGTGCCGAGGACTGCACGAAGGACCCGCGGCAGATCGCCGAGGAGGACCGCGACTACTACCTCGAGCGCATCTACCCGGCGTTCGGCAACCTCGTGCCGCGTGACATCGCGTCGCGCCAGGCCAAGAACATGTGCGACGAGGGCCGCGGTGTCGGTCCCGCCGTCGAGGAGGTCGACCACAAGACCGGCGAGAAGCGCCAGGTCCGTCGTGGTGTGTACCTCGACTTCGCGTCGGCGATCGAGCGCATGGGCCAGAAGGCCGTCGAGACCAAGTACGGCAACCTCTTCGACATGTACGCCCAGATCACGGGTGAGAACCCGTACGAGACGCCGATGCGCATCTACCCGGCCGTGCACTACACGATGGGTGGCCTGTGGGTCGACTACGACCTGATGAGTTCGATCACCGGCCTGTACGTGACCGGTGAGGCGAACTTCTCCGACCACGGTGCGAACCGCCTCGGCGCCTCGGCGCTGATGCAGGGCCTGGCCGACGGCTACTTCGTCCTGCCGAACACGATCAACGACTACCTGTCGAAGGCCCCCTTCGACAAGGTCGGCCAGGACCACCCGGCGGTCGTCGAGGCGCTGACCGAGGTCAACGAACGGGTCAACCGCCTGCTCTCCATCCAGGGCACCCGCACCGTCGACAGCTTCCACAAGGAGCTCGGCAACATCATGTGGGAGTACTGCGGCATGGAGCGCACCGAGGAGGGCCTGAAGTTCGCCATCGGTCGCATCCGTGAGCTCCGCGAGGAGTTCTGGAGCAACGTCAAGGTCACCGGCGTCAACGAGGACTTCAACCAGACCCTCGAGCGCGCCGGCCGCGTGGCCGACTTCCTCGAGCTCGGCGAGCTCATGTGCGTGGACGCCCTGGTCCGTCGCGAGTCCTGTGGCGGTCACTTCCGGGCCGAGTCCCAGACCGAGGACGGGGAGGCGCTGCGTCACGACGACGAGTTCCTGCACGTGTCGGCGTGGGAGTACACCGGCGCCGGCAACGCGCCGATCCTGCACAAGGAGCCGCTGGAGTACGAGTTCATCGAGCTGAAGCAGAGGAGCTACAAGTGA
- a CDS encoding succinate dehydrogenase cytochrome b subunit, producing the protein MAITGLIMVGFLLMHMYGNLKVFLGADAFNHYAHWLKGDILYPLVPSGTFIWIFRVFLLVAIVAHIWSAAVLTGRAHSARSSKYAVTKRLSQTYAARTMRWGGVILAGFLVFHLLQFTAQVVTTGFRAGSEPYDMVIASFSQWWVTLAYLVWVAIVCLHVRHGVWSALTTLGANTSAKARSFLNGLAWVIAIVLFVGFMIMPLAVQFGWVK; encoded by the coding sequence ATGGCCATCACCGGTCTCATCATGGTCGGCTTCCTGCTCATGCACATGTACGGCAACCTGAAGGTGTTCCTCGGCGCCGACGCGTTCAACCACTACGCGCACTGGCTCAAGGGCGACATCCTGTACCCGCTCGTCCCGTCGGGCACGTTCATCTGGATCTTCCGCGTCTTCCTGCTCGTGGCGATCGTGGCGCACATCTGGTCGGCAGCGGTGCTGACCGGCCGCGCGCACTCGGCCCGCAGCTCGAAGTACGCCGTGACCAAGCGTCTCTCGCAGACGTACGCCGCGCGCACCATGCGCTGGGGCGGCGTCATCCTGGCCGGCTTCCTGGTCTTCCACCTGCTGCAGTTCACCGCGCAGGTCGTGACCACGGGCTTCCGCGCCGGTAGCGAGCCGTACGACATGGTCATCGCGAGCTTCTCGCAGTGGTGGGTCACCCTGGCCTACCTCGTGTGGGTGGCCATCGTGTGCCTGCACGTCCGCCACGGCGTCTGGAGCGCCCTGACGACGCTCGGCGCGAACACCTCCGCCAAGGCCCGCTCGTTCCTCAACGGCCTCGCCTGGGTGATCGCGATCGTGCTGTTCGTCGGCTTCATGATCATGCCGCTGGCCGTTCAATTCGGATGGGTGAAGTAA